A window of the Rhodohalobacter mucosus genome harbors these coding sequences:
- the prfA gene encoding peptide chain release factor 1 has translation MDLEEKLQQIQQRYHELNQAMADPSIFDRPSEYAELTKEHTQLKELVEDFKRWKEARNLLEGNMELIEANEDPEITELAREENKELKTELEELEEEIKFKLIPKDPDDSKNCIVEIRAGTGGDEAALFAGDLFDMYRRYADSQNWKMSVLSVTDSEKGGFKEVVFELSGNEVYGKMKYESGVHRVQRVPETESQGRVHTSAATVAVLPEVNDDVEIRIDMKDVRVDTFRSSGAGGQHVNKTDSAIRLTHEPSGVVVECQQERSQHQNKEKALVMLKTKLYDMEMEKIRSERAADRKSQVSTGDRSAKIRTYNFPQGRLTDHRINLTLYNLDDIMKGNIGDVIKALRVEDNLEKLNAVMN, from the coding sequence ATGGATTTAGAAGAAAAACTACAGCAGATACAACAGCGCTATCACGAGCTCAACCAGGCAATGGCGGACCCGTCCATCTTTGACCGCCCCAGCGAGTATGCGGAGCTCACCAAAGAGCATACCCAGCTAAAGGAACTGGTTGAGGACTTTAAACGGTGGAAGGAGGCCCGAAACCTGCTGGAAGGCAACATGGAGCTGATTGAGGCCAATGAGGATCCGGAGATCACCGAACTGGCCAGGGAGGAGAACAAAGAGCTGAAGACGGAGCTGGAGGAGCTGGAGGAGGAGATTAAATTCAAATTGATCCCCAAAGATCCGGACGATTCCAAAAACTGCATTGTGGAGATTCGTGCGGGGACCGGGGGTGATGAAGCTGCACTCTTTGCGGGAGATCTTTTTGATATGTATCGCCGCTATGCCGATTCACAGAACTGGAAAATGAGTGTTCTCTCGGTCACTGACAGTGAAAAGGGAGGCTTTAAAGAGGTGGTTTTTGAGCTTTCGGGAAATGAAGTATATGGAAAAATGAAGTATGAGAGCGGGGTTCATCGCGTTCAGCGCGTGCCGGAAACGGAGTCGCAGGGGCGTGTTCACACATCTGCTGCTACAGTAGCGGTACTGCCGGAGGTGAACGATGACGTGGAGATCCGGATTGACATGAAAGATGTTCGCGTGGATACGTTCCGCTCGAGCGGTGCCGGAGGGCAGCATGTAAACAAAACCGATTCCGCCATTCGTCTCACACACGAACCGAGCGGCGTTGTTGTGGAGTGTCAGCAGGAGCGATCGCAGCATCAGAACAAGGAAAAAGCCCTGGTTATGCTAAAAACGAAGCTCTACGATATGGAAATGGAGAAAATAAGATCGGAACGCGCAGCCGACCGTAAAAGCCAGGTGTCAACAGGCGACCGCAGTGCCAAAATTAGAACCTACAACTTTCCGCAGGGAAGGCTTACCGACCACCGTATCAATCTGACCCTCTATAACCTGGATGATATTATGAAGGGCAACATCGGTGACGTTATCAAAGCCCTTCGCGTAGAGGATAATCTTGAGAAATTAAATGCAGTGATGAACTGA
- a CDS encoding inorganic pyrophosphatase, whose translation MNFPNPFYRWRPHPWHGLDIGEDSPSVVSAFIEVTSFDAIKYEVDKLTGYMRVDRPQRSSSMPPSLYGFIPRTYCGDRIGKLSSKTDVGDGDPLDICVLSERPIDRAEVILSARVIGGLHMIDQGEADDKIISVLENDQYYKNVQEIDDLPDVLIERLRHYFGTYKLIPGQESDVYVDRVYGREEAFRVIEASVEDYKDMFGE comes from the coding sequence ATGAACTTTCCCAATCCCTTTTACCGCTGGCGCCCCCACCCATGGCATGGTCTTGATATCGGCGAAGACTCGCCTTCCGTAGTCAGCGCATTTATTGAAGTAACTTCATTCGACGCCATTAAATATGAAGTGGATAAACTGACCGGCTACATGCGTGTAGACCGCCCCCAGCGCAGCTCCTCCATGCCACCTTCACTCTACGGCTTTATTCCGCGCACCTACTGCGGCGACCGGATTGGCAAGCTCTCTTCCAAAACGGATGTGGGTGACGGCGATCCGCTTGATATCTGCGTTCTCAGTGAGCGGCCGATCGACCGCGCAGAGGTGATTTTGAGTGCACGCGTAATCGGGGGACTGCATATGATCGATCAGGGCGAGGCAGACGATAAAATCATTTCGGTTCTGGAGAATGACCAATACTATAAAAATGTGCAGGAGATCGACGATCTGCCGGACGTGCTGATAGAGCGGCTTCGACACTACTTTGGAACCTACAAGCTGATTCCGGGACAGGAATCGGATGTATATGTAGATCGGGTGTACGGTCGCGAAGAGGCTTTTCGTGTTATTGAAGCATCGGTAGAGGATTATAAAGACATGTTCGGAGAATAA
- a CDS encoding ATP-binding protein, whose protein sequence is MVSKNLLIAAVLTLQFMPGICLAGDDPLEPADQEKTGQYYIYNADTETFSAVPQTEEGVDSLLTLSAELHDKNSRLSFISAREALLLSESISYTDGRARALNMVANKYLDFGDYEHALQHYLQAMELENELGNRERAAALMNNIALVHLEQKNYERAADFLSSSITLHGEIGLGDQVYLMLNNLGVIQRRQGNYDEALSHFRESQQQALDVASDTLVHMVATLNIGNTLRNMGELDEAIGYLLKANQYFDRNELTLHQITSYLFLGQLYLDRRETETAIEYAAKSLELSTGENQRERIKDAHELLASIHELEGDMQRAYEHFTLYHQYSDTLYNIQKSNLLQEMQTRFDVEQKNRDLELLSKEFALQEASIAQQDQIRKSLIAGIVLLFVIASLLIYMNRQKKRGNKLLKKRREEIARQNAKLADLNKEKDEFLSIIAHDLRNPVTVVKTAVELIETEENPTQKNLEEYTDLIHISTDRMMNLLNNLLDVQSMGHTKSRSLRMQKLDVDDLLEESLTHYRRSASAKEITINRHSEGEEAVIMGDEGIFVRIMDNLISNAIKYSPMGSDVSIHRKTFEDRIRISVIDQGPGISAEEREKLFGKFSKLSSKPTGNEKSTGLGLYIVKKLVRSMDGFVGCISKEGEGSEFYVEFSVAGTGDPENLNVPAGNLNENVT, encoded by the coding sequence ATGGTATCAAAAAATTTGCTCATTGCTGCGGTTTTGACGCTTCAATTCATGCCTGGAATATGTTTGGCCGGTGATGATCCTCTGGAACCGGCAGATCAGGAAAAAACCGGTCAGTACTACATTTATAACGCAGATACCGAAACATTCAGTGCTGTACCGCAAACAGAGGAAGGAGTTGATTCACTTCTGACACTCTCTGCAGAGCTGCACGATAAAAACTCCAGGCTCTCCTTTATCTCCGCCCGTGAAGCGCTTCTTCTCTCCGAATCCATTTCATATACCGACGGGAGGGCGCGTGCGCTGAATATGGTAGCGAATAAGTATCTTGACTTCGGTGACTATGAGCACGCCCTTCAGCACTACCTCCAGGCTATGGAGCTCGAAAACGAACTTGGAAACCGCGAACGTGCTGCCGCACTGATGAACAACATTGCACTTGTTCACCTGGAACAGAAAAATTACGAACGTGCAGCTGATTTTTTGTCCTCCAGCATCACGCTTCACGGTGAGATAGGACTGGGTGACCAGGTGTATCTTATGCTAAACAATCTGGGCGTAATTCAGCGGCGACAGGGCAATTATGATGAAGCGCTAAGTCATTTCAGGGAATCGCAGCAGCAGGCACTGGATGTGGCTTCAGACACACTGGTTCATATGGTGGCTACGCTCAATATCGGCAATACGCTAAGGAACATGGGCGAGCTGGATGAAGCGATCGGATACCTCTTAAAAGCCAATCAATATTTTGACCGCAACGAGCTCACCCTGCATCAGATTACGTCCTATTTATTTTTGGGACAGCTCTATCTCGACAGGAGGGAAACGGAAACCGCTATCGAGTATGCGGCGAAAAGCCTGGAATTGTCAACCGGGGAAAATCAGCGCGAAAGAATCAAGGATGCCCATGAACTGCTTGCCTCTATCCATGAACTGGAAGGTGACATGCAGAGAGCCTATGAGCACTTTACGCTCTATCACCAGTACAGTGATACGCTGTACAATATTCAGAAGAGCAATCTTCTGCAGGAGATGCAGACCCGGTTTGACGTTGAGCAAAAAAATCGCGATCTGGAGCTGCTAAGCAAAGAATTTGCCCTTCAGGAAGCCAGTATTGCCCAGCAGGACCAAATTCGCAAATCCCTGATAGCTGGCATTGTACTGCTCTTCGTCATTGCGTCGCTGCTGATCTACATGAACCGGCAAAAGAAACGGGGCAATAAACTGCTGAAAAAAAGAAGGGAAGAGATCGCACGGCAGAATGCAAAGCTGGCTGATTTGAACAAGGAAAAGGATGAATTTCTTAGCATCATTGCGCACGATTTAAGAAATCCGGTCACGGTAGTCAAAACCGCCGTCGAGCTTATTGAGACGGAGGAGAACCCTACGCAAAAAAATCTGGAGGAGTACACGGATCTGATTCACATTTCCACAGACAGAATGATGAACCTGCTGAATAACCTGCTGGATGTGCAATCGATGGGGCATACTAAATCAAGGTCGCTGAGAATGCAGAAGCTGGACGTGGACGATCTTCTGGAAGAGTCGCTTACTCACTACCGGCGTTCAGCATCTGCCAAGGAAATTACGATTAACCGGCATTCGGAAGGGGAGGAAGCCGTAATTATGGGGGATGAGGGCATCTTTGTGCGGATTATGGATAACCTGATCTCAAATGCCATCAAATACTCCCCGATGGGTTCTGATGTATCAATCCACAGAAAAACGTTTGAAGACAGAATCCGTATTTCAGTGATTGACCAGGGACCGGGTATCTCAGCGGAGGAACGCGAAAAGCTATTTGGTAAATTTTCAAAACTTTCCAGCAAACCGACCGGAAATGAAAAATCCACCGGATTAGGATTGTACATCGTAAAAAAACTGGTACGCTCGATGGACGGTTTTGTAGGCTGTATCAGCAAGGAGGGAGAGGGATCTGAATTTTATGTAGAATTCTCAGTTGCCGGAACAGGAGATCCGGAGAATCTGAACGTACCGGCCGGTAATCTGAATGAAAATGTGACGTAG
- a CDS encoding GNAT family N-acetyltransferase yields the protein MKQPDATLNLTSDVNVIGSAVDFTYKWCVNAGLAEDDAVRVTQALDEIVTDIVLFAYPEQKEPGHFEVHFRSDSSSVQITVHEYGEPFDPDRHHYDSNKAIEEGEFEGAGFELVKYLTDEFTFENRGAEGKIFHLIKYIITDREPDLLPEESPDTEKTELDHEEFIVAPIDAHDAEDIAKLVYRSYGYSYPNEDLYFPKRIAMAVIRKKKIGVIARTNEDRPAGYFAILETSDSDVGEVGEAVVAPAFRRKGLFKKMMEMLIESAKESKLQGIFGKAIGIHDISQKVNQQYGFKTTGILLADFPAVHLYELLDPYPQPVSEIVDFLILKKDHNQKIYLPNQYRDLLSDIYAQFDVKPDFKEPESDPARAPFSDIDMKVDYNQKNSLLILRSAGRNVLNTIEQKFAYLKTRKINIIYIDLPLEDPVTPTLVEPLRKMGFVFSGLMPHFHKGKDHLRMQHVLCKLDLSLIVTYSEMSERVLSQVKKEVENGAQ from the coding sequence ATGAAACAACCGGACGCCACATTAAATCTTACCTCCGACGTTAATGTAATCGGGTCGGCAGTAGATTTTACCTATAAGTGGTGTGTGAACGCAGGATTGGCAGAAGATGATGCCGTTCGGGTGACGCAGGCTCTGGATGAAATCGTCACTGATATTGTTCTTTTCGCTTATCCTGAACAGAAGGAGCCCGGTCATTTTGAAGTGCATTTCAGAAGCGACTCTTCAAGCGTTCAGATAACAGTTCACGAGTATGGCGAGCCTTTCGATCCCGACCGGCATCATTATGATTCCAATAAAGCCATTGAGGAGGGTGAATTTGAAGGTGCCGGGTTCGAACTCGTCAAATATCTGACCGATGAATTTACCTTCGAAAACCGTGGCGCAGAAGGTAAAATCTTTCACCTTATCAAATATATCATCACCGACCGGGAACCGGATCTGTTACCGGAAGAGTCACCCGATACTGAAAAAACTGAGCTCGACCACGAGGAGTTTATCGTAGCTCCGATTGATGCACACGATGCAGAGGACATTGCAAAGCTGGTGTACAGATCCTACGGGTACAGCTACCCGAATGAAGATCTCTATTTCCCGAAACGAATTGCAATGGCTGTGATCCGAAAGAAAAAGATCGGTGTAATTGCGCGAACAAATGAAGACCGGCCGGCCGGATATTTTGCGATTCTGGAAACGAGCGACTCGGACGTTGGCGAAGTGGGCGAAGCCGTGGTTGCACCCGCATTTCGCAGGAAAGGACTATTCAAAAAGATGATGGAGATGCTGATAGAGAGTGCTAAAGAGAGCAAGCTCCAGGGAATTTTTGGAAAGGCTATCGGCATACACGATATCAGTCAGAAGGTGAATCAGCAATACGGATTCAAAACAACAGGCATTCTGCTGGCAGATTTTCCGGCAGTTCATCTCTATGAACTTCTGGACCCCTATCCGCAGCCCGTTTCAGAGATTGTAGATTTTCTGATACTTAAAAAAGATCATAACCAAAAGATCTACCTGCCGAATCAATACCGCGATCTGCTGAGCGATATTTATGCTCAATTTGATGTGAAACCCGATTTTAAGGAACCCGAAAGCGATCCCGCTCGTGCACCGTTTTCTGATATTGACATGAAGGTTGATTACAATCAGAAAAACTCGCTTCTGATTCTCCGTTCTGCGGGAAGAAACGTACTGAACACGATCGAACAGAAGTTCGCCTACCTGAAAACAAGGAAAATAAATATTATTTACATCGATCTGCCGCTGGAGGATCCCGTAACGCCCACGCTTGTTGAACCCCTGCGGAAGATGGGATTTGTTTTTTCAGGTTTGATGCCGCATTTCCACAAGGGAAAAGACCACCTTCGGATGCAGCACGTACTCTGTAAACTTGATCTGTCACTGATTGTAACCTACTCGGAAATGTCGGAACGGGTTCTCAGTCAGGTAAAAAAGGAGGTTGAAAATGGAGCACAGTAA
- a CDS encoding flavin reductase family protein translates to MQTISTDHPIWERFFTVNPLVIVGSKEEDGRYDLAPKHMAFPMGWKNYFGFVCTPRHGTYQNIKRTGEFSVSYPKPSQVVITSLTATPRCDDDTKPGLAVLPQVPAETIDSVFVEDSYLQLECTLGKIIDGFGENSLITGRVVRAYVDEDSLRSEGKDDNDLIFNEPLLAYLAPGRYSVIKQSQSFPFPKDFKK, encoded by the coding sequence ATGCAAACCATCAGCACAGATCACCCCATATGGGAAAGATTCTTTACCGTAAATCCGCTGGTCATTGTGGGCAGCAAAGAGGAGGATGGCCGTTATGATCTTGCCCCCAAACACATGGCCTTTCCAATGGGCTGGAAAAACTACTTCGGGTTTGTGTGTACACCCAGGCACGGTACGTATCAGAATATCAAGCGGACGGGAGAGTTCAGCGTCAGCTATCCAAAACCCTCGCAGGTGGTCATCACAAGCCTTACCGCAACCCCGCGCTGTGATGACGATACCAAACCCGGCCTTGCCGTCTTGCCGCAGGTTCCGGCAGAGACGATCGACTCGGTTTTTGTTGAAGATTCGTACTTGCAGCTCGAGTGCACGCTTGGCAAAATTATCGATGGATTCGGAGAAAACAGCCTGATCACGGGTCGTGTGGTCCGTGCATACGTGGATGAGGATTCCTTAAGGAGCGAAGGAAAGGACGATAATGATCTGATATTTAATGAACCCCTGTTGGCCTACCTCGCACCCGGAAGATATTCTGTGATAAAACAGAGTCAGTCATTTCCATTTCCGAAAGATTTTAAAAAATAG
- a CDS encoding M20 family metallopeptidase, with protein MNSKPAEIAAWIRSRKSEFTELLRKMVEMETPSTRPETMESIFTWFTDQFESIGYRSVRIPGKDTAGQLLSIPSERRKNTPNQLLIGHCDTVWPLHTLKSMPCELKNGQMSGPGIYDMKAGLLEILFALKTIDHMGLKPEVTPVVFITSDEEIGSFESRSNIMRLSNIADRCFVLEPALGIDGRIKTSRKGVGNYFITVHGKPAHSGLSPEQGRSAIVEMTYIIQMLYDLNDPEKGTTVNVGTIQGGERVNVIAAKSTIEVDVRIAKKEEARKIDEAIRNIVPRSDGVSITVEGGIDRMPMEKTKGTEILWDRAQALGSRIGIKLADGMSGGASDGNLTNMVTPTLDGLGAVGDGAHAEHEHILIDETLNRAVLLTLLILEPPLQIVNAPESR; from the coding sequence ATGAACTCGAAACCAGCCGAGATTGCAGCGTGGATTCGGAGCCGGAAATCGGAATTCACGGAACTGCTCCGCAAAATGGTGGAGATGGAAACGCCCTCCACGCGTCCCGAAACCATGGAATCAATCTTCACATGGTTCACAGACCAGTTTGAAAGTATCGGTTACCGGTCGGTTCGGATTCCCGGAAAAGACACTGCCGGACAGCTTCTTTCAATCCCTTCAGAACGCAGAAAGAACACGCCGAATCAGCTGCTGATAGGTCACTGTGATACCGTCTGGCCGCTGCACACACTAAAATCCATGCCCTGCGAGCTTAAAAACGGACAGATGAGCGGTCCGGGCATCTACGATATGAAGGCAGGATTGCTTGAAATCCTTTTTGCCCTTAAAACGATCGATCATATGGGTCTGAAGCCGGAGGTTACCCCGGTTGTGTTTATCACGTCCGACGAAGAGATTGGCAGTTTTGAGTCGCGAAGCAATATCATGCGGCTCTCAAACATTGCTGACCGGTGCTTTGTGCTGGAACCGGCACTTGGAATTGACGGCAGGATTAAGACAAGCCGCAAAGGGGTCGGTAACTATTTCATTACGGTTCATGGAAAGCCCGCTCATTCCGGACTTTCACCCGAACAGGGAAGGAGCGCTATCGTTGAGATGACCTATATCATCCAGATGCTTTACGACCTGAACGACCCTGAAAAAGGAACCACTGTGAATGTAGGTACCATTCAGGGCGGGGAACGAGTGAATGTGATCGCGGCAAAAAGCACCATTGAAGTGGACGTGCGGATCGCCAAAAAAGAGGAGGCCCGGAAAATTGATGAGGCAATCCGAAATATCGTGCCCCGGAGCGATGGCGTCAGTATTACCGTAGAGGGCGGAATTGACCGGATGCCCATGGAGAAAACAAAGGGCACCGAAATACTTTGGGACCGAGCTCAGGCTTTGGGCAGCCGGATAGGTATTAAGCTGGCTGACGGCATGTCGGGCGGGGCTTCCGATGGTAATCTTACCAACATGGTAACCCCTACGCTTGACGGACTCGGCGCTGTGGGAGATGGGGCACATGCAGAACACGAGCACATACTGATCGATGAAACATTGAACCGTGCCGTGCTTTTGACTCTTTTGATTCTGGAACCGCCGCTGCAGATTGTGAACGCCCCCGAATCACGTTAG
- a CDS encoding DUF4296 domain-containing protein — protein MTRILSIIRGSIIIFLLLLVAAAIQGCSTEPDVLEEEVYGDVLIELTIVNHMDESQLGDRTPAELRDSIFQKYGVTREEFRSAHDYYQRNMQNQMLRIEEYSDRLRAERDSIQEAEKQFRLNLETERIRDSLNTEAADTLVDN, from the coding sequence TTGACCCGAATCTTATCCATCATACGCGGTTCAATAATCATTTTTCTTCTGTTGCTTGTCGCTGCAGCCATTCAGGGGTGCAGCACGGAGCCGGATGTTCTGGAGGAAGAGGTGTACGGAGATGTGCTGATTGAGCTCACGATCGTGAACCATATGGATGAAAGCCAGCTTGGTGATCGCACACCCGCGGAGCTTCGCGACAGCATCTTCCAGAAATACGGGGTTACGCGGGAAGAGTTTCGGTCTGCGCACGATTATTACCAGAGAAACATGCAAAACCAGATGCTTCGTATTGAAGAGTACAGTGACAGGCTGCGAGCTGAACGCGACAGCATTCAGGAGGCCGAGAAGCAGTTCAGGCTGAACCTGGAAACGGAACGCATACGGGATTCCCTGAATACAGAAGCTGCCGACACCCTCGTTGATAACTAA
- a CDS encoding SDR family oxidoreductase — MDLKNKRVIVTGASSGIGTAFSKKLVDKGAVVYGLARRIQKLNEIRQRLGESFIPVEMDVTDQDAIEAWVNSAFDSETLPDALINNAGLGRFGKVDEMSTEDWHTMIDTNLNGVFYLTRLIVPLMKQHPGTCHIINISSVAGLLGNPEISGYNATKFGLRGFSEALFKELRYDKIKVSTMFPGSIATEFFEVAAGGDTHSNMMQPGDVADTLIHLLETPNNLLINEVTLRPLNPKKPE, encoded by the coding sequence ATGGATTTAAAAAATAAAAGAGTCATTGTTACTGGCGCCAGCAGCGGTATCGGAACAGCATTTTCAAAAAAACTGGTCGACAAGGGTGCCGTGGTTTATGGACTGGCGCGCCGGATACAGAAACTGAATGAGATCCGGCAACGGCTCGGAGAATCATTCATCCCGGTAGAGATGGACGTAACGGATCAGGATGCCATTGAAGCATGGGTGAACAGTGCTTTTGATTCGGAGACTCTGCCCGACGCACTCATCAACAACGCAGGACTGGGACGTTTCGGCAAGGTCGACGAGATGTCGACCGAAGACTGGCATACTATGATCGACACCAACCTGAACGGTGTTTTTTATCTCACCAGGCTCATTGTTCCCCTTATGAAGCAACATCCCGGAACATGCCATATTATCAATATCTCTTCTGTGGCCGGACTATTGGGTAATCCTGAGATTTCGGGCTATAACGCCACAAAATTCGGTCTGCGCGGCTTCAGCGAAGCGCTCTTCAAGGAGCTGAGGTACGACAAGATTAAAGTATCCACCATGTTTCCGGGCTCCATTGCCACCGAGTTTTTTGAAGTGGCGGCCGGAGGCGACACCCATTCCAATATGATGCAGCCCGGCGACGTTGCAGATACACTGATTCATCTGCTTGAAACACCCAACAACCTCCTGATCAACGAGGTGACCCTGCGTCCGCTGAATCCCAAAAAACCTGAATAG
- a CDS encoding type III pantothenate kinase gives MDKLYIDIGNSFIKVSERKEYSWHTHLHMRNQSALAAAEELNRIDGLKDVVVASVRQDVLDVLEANLDRKISLTKLHTGQIPSFYLDYDSPGTLGIDRFLTCLAACTISTGNVIVIDTGSACTIDMMTGDFVYRGGVIMPGVGLFEETMKALLPELPSTDRHLPDHWPGRTTDECIRWGVYGSFLHSIRSFVDKFAQRADGNHVYITGGGAAYVLEHLGGELDLIHRADLIFEGMQEFESGSFIQK, from the coding sequence ATGGATAAACTATACATCGACATCGGAAATTCGTTTATAAAAGTATCGGAACGAAAAGAGTACAGCTGGCACACCCATCTGCATATGCGAAATCAAAGCGCCCTGGCCGCTGCCGAGGAGCTGAACCGCATTGACGGATTAAAAGACGTTGTGGTTGCCTCCGTGAGGCAGGATGTGCTTGATGTGCTGGAAGCCAATCTCGACCGCAAGATCAGCTTAACGAAACTCCATACGGGTCAGATTCCTTCCTTCTACCTGGATTACGACTCACCCGGTACCCTGGGCATCGACCGCTTTCTTACCTGCCTGGCCGCCTGCACCATTTCTACAGGCAATGTGATTGTGATCGATACCGGTTCTGCCTGCACGATTGACATGATGACCGGTGATTTTGTGTACCGCGGCGGGGTGATCATGCCCGGGGTAGGCCTTTTTGAGGAAACCATGAAGGCGCTCCTGCCCGAACTGCCTTCAACGGACCGCCATCTGCCCGATCACTGGCCCGGCAGAACAACTGATGAGTGTATCCGTTGGGGAGTGTACGGGTCATTTTTGCACTCCATACGATCTTTTGTCGACAAATTCGCACAACGAGCGGATGGGAATCACGTCTATATTACGGGCGGAGGAGCCGCCTACGTGCTGGAGCATCTTGGCGGGGAGCTGGATCTGATTCACCGTGCGGACCTCATTTTTGAGGGCATGCAGGAGTTTGAATCAGGGTCGTTTATCCAAAAGTAG
- the udk gene encoding uridine kinase, which translates to MNEPVTRPLILGVAGGSGSGKTTVVNKIIDGIGDDVLLLQHDSYYRDLSHLSFEDRKKQNFDHPSALETELMIRHLDALKSGYQIDLPVYDFVDHTRSEKTVRTAPRRIILVDGILIFAEPNLREQMDIKIFVDTDDDVRLLRRLKRDINERGRDFDGVLHQYERYVRPMHLEFVEPSKRYADIIIPRGGENTVALEMVIALIRGKLRYGSEKG; encoded by the coding sequence ATGAATGAACCTGTTACTCGGCCACTGATTCTTGGTGTTGCCGGCGGCAGCGGTTCCGGAAAAACCACAGTTGTTAATAAAATCATCGATGGAATCGGAGATGATGTGCTGCTGCTGCAGCACGACTCCTACTACCGCGATCTGAGCCACCTCAGCTTTGAGGATCGTAAAAAACAAAATTTCGATCACCCCTCCGCTCTTGAAACCGAGCTCATGATCCGCCATCTGGACGCCCTGAAAAGCGGCTATCAGATTGACCTGCCCGTGTACGATTTTGTAGACCATACGCGGTCGGAAAAGACCGTACGCACCGCACCCAGGAGAATTATACTGGTAGACGGTATTCTCATTTTTGCGGAGCCCAATCTGCGCGAGCAGATGGATATCAAGATTTTTGTGGACACCGATGACGATGTACGGCTTCTGCGCAGGCTCAAGCGGGATATCAATGAACGGGGCCGTGACTTCGACGGCGTACTGCATCAATACGAGCGGTATGTTCGTCCCATGCACCTGGAGTTTGTGGAGCCGAGCAAGCGTTACGCCGATATCATTATTCCTCGCGGCGGTGAAAATACCGTTGCCCTGGAGATGGTGATCGCACTGATTCGCGGCAAACTGAGATATGGTTCTGAAAAAGGCTGA